A single window of Nicotiana tomentosiformis chromosome 1, ASM39032v3, whole genome shotgun sequence DNA harbors:
- the LOC138905348 gene encoding uncharacterized protein, whose protein sequence is MSIEFRYIPRFHNELDDDLATLALMRPNPGNNYIDPLEIKVRNQHGYSNAIDAEPDGKPWYPDIKLFLKIREYQEHTKGDHKRTIRQLTNGFFLNGEILYKRTPNINLLRCIDSSKDERIMSEVHLVVCGPHMNGYVLAKKILWAGYYWLTVVRDFFNFVRKCHQCQIHGDLIHLMSSPWPFIACGIDAIRPI, encoded by the coding sequence ATGTCCAtagagttcaggtacattcccaggtttcacaacgagctagaTGATGACTTGGCTACCTTAGCCTTGATGCGCCCTAATCCAGGCAACAATTATATTGATCCATTGGAAATAaaagttcggaatcaacacggttactcCAATGCAATTGACGCAGAACCAgatggtaaaccatggtatcCTGACATAAAACTATTCCTGAAAATAAGGGAATACCAGGAGCATACCAAAGGAGATCATAAAAGAACTATAAGGCAACTCACCAatggtttcttcctgaatggggaaatcctgtacaaaaggaccccaaaTATAAATTTGTTGAGATGCATAGATTCCTCAAAAGatgagcggatcatgagtgaagtgcatttgGTGGTATGTGGGCCTCATATGAATGGATACGTTTTGGCAAAGAAGATTCTGTGGGccgggtattattggcttactgtGGTGCGAGATTTCTTCAATTtcgttcgcaagtgtcaccaatgccagattcatggcgACCTGATTCATctcatgtcctctccttggcctttcattGCTTGTGGAATCGATGCTATTAGACCAATCTAg
- the LOC138905355 gene encoding uncharacterized protein, whose translation MDPLKYIFQKPMHTNRFSKWQILLTEFDIIYFTRTAMKAQALADHLVENLVNDDYEPLSTYFPDEEVNSIEEVVPDNIHAWKMYFDGAVNIKAIGIGAILISPIGQHYPVMARHRFFCTNNMVEYETCIMGLKLALDLDVHELLVMGDSDLLIWQAQGE comes from the coding sequence ATGGATCCCttgaagtacatcttccaaaagccaatgcacACTAACAGGTTCTCAAAATGGCAAATtctgctcacagagttcgacatcatctatttTACTCGCACCGCAATGAAAgcacaagctttggctgatcatTTGGTAGAGAATCTAGTCAATGATGATTATGAGCCACTGagcacatacttcccagacgaagaggtcaactccATAGAAGAGGTAGTTCCGGACAACATCCATgcatggaaaatgtattttgatggggctgtcaatatcaaagcaattgggatcggggcaatcctcataTCACCTATTGGACAGCACTACCCTGTAATGGCCCGACATCgattcttctgtaccaataatatggtGGAATACGAGACTTGTATCATGGGTCTAAAAttggccctcgatctggatgtgcatgaactattggttatgggagattctgacttgcttatctggcaagcccaaggcgaatag